CTTTCCGGCTTTGTTTCCGCCGCCGGGATATACAGGAAAAACTTAGTCCCCACTCCTACCTCGGACTCGACATCCACATACCCGTCGTGTTTTTTTATTATTGAATACACCGTGGCCAGCCCTAGCCCACTCCCTCTATACTTTGTGGTGAAATATGGGTCGAATATCTTTGAAAGATGTTCCCTTGGTATCCCAATTCCTCTATCTTCCACAGATACCTTAACGTATCTCCCTTCTCGGAGAGGGATACTCGCCTCCTTGTCTATCTGTACATTGTCCACTGACACTTTTACCAGGCCACCTTCCGGCATAGCCTGCTGGGCGTTTATGACCAAATTATTTATTACTTGACTTACCTGTCCCTCGTCCACTTCTACCGACCATAAATCCTCGGCGATATGGAACTCGCATCTCACATTCGACCCGCTCACCGCAAAATTGGCCGTGTCCTTTATCAAATCTCCCAGAGACGACAGGAGCTTTTTTACCGGTGCTCCTCCTTTGGAGAAAGTGAGCAGTTGTTGAGTGAGGTCGCTTGCTCTAATGCATGCCTTTTCCGCCTCGGTTAATCTCTTATAGGATTTATCATCAGGATCAGTGTATAGCTTGGTGAGCGAAATGTTGCCGAGTATGGCGGAAAGAAGGTTATTGAAATCATGGGCGATGCCGCCGGCAAGGATACCTACGGACTCGAGCTTTTGAGCCTTGAGGATCTCCTCTTCCATTCTTTTCCTCTCGGTCACGTCTTCTACCACGGCCATCCCGCCTATAACCTTTCCCTCCGCATCTCGCAACGGAGAAAGCCTTATGGATACCCATAGCTTGGCAAAGCTGTTGGTTGCTTCATAAAAGCCCTCATAAGATGCATTTTGCCCTTCCAGCACCCTCTCCATGAGCGGTAAGACACACTGATTCCTCAATTTCCGTATGCTAATCCCGACGATCTTTTCGGGGGAAGAGCTGAGGATTTCGGCCATCCGTTTATTGCAATGGGTTATGGTTAAATCCCGGTCAAATATGTATACCCCCACCGGCGCCTGGTCGAATAGGGTATGATAGCGCTCCTCCGATTGTCTATGCGCCTCGACTATGCGTGCATTGTTGATTGCGGTCTCAATCTGCTGGGCGACGATCTGAAGTAGCTTTAACTCCTCCTCATCGAAGGCGCATTTCTCAAGAGAATTTATATTTAAAACACCTACCACTTTATCCTCAAAGTTTATGGGGGTGCACAAATAGCTCTTTATTCCCAACTGCTTTCCAGCAGGCCCGATAACAACGTCACTATCCACATCCGGGCAATACAGGGTTATCCCCTCTATAATCGTCTTCCAGATAGCCCCTTTTGGGTATGGTATTCTTTTTACCCTTTCGATGAACCAACCTGGAAAGCCCACATGTGACTTTAGAACTGCTTCCTCCCCTTCGACCAGAAAGATGGAAACATGGCTAACCCTGTCTATATTTTTACTTAGGGCTTCGACAGCGTTTTGAAGAACCTCCTGCAGGTTAAGCGACTTATGAACGCTCCGGGTTACCGTGCTGATTATGGACTCATAGCGATTCTTCTTGGATAGGTGGGAAAGGTGTTCTTTGAGTATCTCCTCAGATTGGCGGAGCACTTCTGCCTGCTGAGCATTGTTAATGGCTATCTCTATCTGCTTGGCCACAATCCCGAGCAGCTTTAGCTCTTCCTCATCGAAGGCGTTCTTATGAAGGGAGTTAATATTGATAACCCCCACCGTATTACCTTGCGAGTTAATGGGCATAGCGGCGTAGCTCTTTGTCCCTAATAATCTTCCGGCGGGGCCGATAACCGTATCTTGTTCCGCATCTGCAACATATCTGGCCTTGCCATCTATAATTGTCTTCCAGGTGAACCCCTTTGGATAGGGAATTCTTCTGACCTGCTCGATAAACCAATCGGGATAGCCCCGGTAAGCTTTTAGGACCGCTTCTTGCCTGTCTACCATATAGATAGAGACGTTATCTACGCCTTCTATGTTTTTACTCATAGCTTCGACCGCGTTTTGCAATACTTCCTCGAGGTTGATCGACTGATGTACGCTCCGGGTTACCGTGCTAATTATGGATTCGTAACGATTCTTCTTTGATAGAAGGGTAAGGCTTTCTCTGAGAGAACTCTCCACGCGCTTGCGCTCGGTAATATCCTGTATCTGTGAAATAAAGTAAAGAGGACGGCCCTGGGAGTCACGGACAAGCGAGACACTCAAGAGAACCCATACTACCTGGCCAGCCTTATGGAAGTATCGCTTCTCCATCTGGTAGGTATCAATCTCACCGGCCAGCATTTGTCGTACGTACTCGAGGTCAGTGTGCAAATCGTCAGGATGGGTAATAGACTGGAAATTCGTGGATAATAATTCATCCTCCGAATAACCGACTATTTCACACAAGGAACGATTGACTTTCAGCCAACGTCCGTCGGGTGCTACTAGAGCCATGCCTACGGAAGCGTAGTCAAAAGCGCTTCGAAAACGTCCCTCGCTTTCCTTAAGTGCTTTTCCCGCCACTCTGGATTCTATGGCTATTCCGGCTATATGAGTTGCAATCTTAATAAGCTCCAGATGCTCAGGACTAGGGCTACGGGGTTCGCCATAGTACATAGCAAAAGTACCCAAAACATCGCC
This portion of the Thermodesulfobacteriota bacterium genome encodes:
- a CDS encoding GAF domain-containing protein, whose translation is MEAELSKLQELIDELFEMRKRVAQSETLDAQHKRSEAIKSGTNRVLEMVARGAPLIEVLDVLTRFIEEHADGMLCSILLLDPDGITLRYYAAPTLPKAYISSVDGFSIGPGVRSCGTAAYRKEQVIVEDVVNDPLWVGYRELALKYGLRACWSTPILSTSGDVLGTFAMYYGEPRSPSPEHLELIKIATHIAGIAIESRVAGKALKESEGRFRSAFDYASVGMALVAPDGRWLKVNRSLCEIVGYSEDELLSTNFQSITHPDDLHTDLEYVRQMLAGEIDTYQMEKRYFHKAGQVVWVLLSVSLVRDSQGRPLYFISQIQDITERKRVESSLRESLTLLSKKNRYESIISTVTRSVHQSINLEEVLQNAVEAMSKNIEGVDNVSIYMVDRQEAVLKAYRGYPDWFIEQVRRIPYPKGFTWKTIIDGKARYVADAEQDTVIGPAGRLLGTKSYAAMPINSQGNTVGVININSLHKNAFDEEELKLLGIVAKQIEIAINNAQQAEVLRQSEEILKEHLSHLSKKNRYESIISTVTRSVHKSLNLQEVLQNAVEALSKNIDRVSHVSIFLVEGEEAVLKSHVGFPGWFIERVKRIPYPKGAIWKTIIEGITLYCPDVDSDVVIGPAGKQLGIKSYLCTPINFEDKVVGVLNINSLEKCAFDEEELKLLQIVAQQIETAINNARIVEAHRQSEERYHTLFDQAPVGVYIFDRDLTITHCNKRMAEILSSSPEKIVGISIRKLRNQCVLPLMERVLEGQNASYEGFYEATNSFAKLWVSIRLSPLRDAEGKVIGGMAVVEDVTERKRMEEEILKAQKLESVGILAGGIAHDFNNLLSAILGNISLTKLYTDPDDKSYKRLTEAEKACIRASDLTQQLLTFSKGGAPVKKLLSSLGDLIKDTANFAVSGSNVRCEFHIAEDLWSVEVDEGQVSQVINNLVINAQQAMPEGGLVKVSVDNVQIDKEASIPLREGRYVKVSVEDRGIGIPREHLSKIFDPYFTTKYRGSGLGLATVYSIIKKHDGYVDVESEVGVGTKFFLYIPAAETKPERGNEEKMILGGSGRILVMDDEEAVRVTLGEMLRYLGYEVECAGDGREAIDLYIKAKRTKRPFDLVIMDLTIPGGMGGKEAMEELSKLDSGVRAIVSSGYSNNSGMSEFVKYGFRGFVVKPYRIEELSKIVREAINGG